The Acidobacteriota bacterium DNA segment CCAGAGTCCCGGCAAGCGCCTCATTGAACGTCACGGCGCTCTACTGGCACTTCATGGACGGACTCTGGATTTATCTATTGGTCTTGCTGTTTTTCTGGAGGTAAGCACGGATGGCAGACGCTCGCGTGGAAAATACGGGATTGCAGGTGTGGGGAGGTGGAACCCTGCCCTACTCGGTGTCTCACATCAAGCTGGGGATGTGGCTCTTCATCGTTTCCGATGCATTGACCTTCTCCGCCTTGTTGTTCGGCTACAGCTATGTCAGGATAGCCACCCCGGACTGGCCGACCCCCTTTCATTTCTGGCCGACCATCGTCTTTGCCACGTTGATGACCGCCGTTCTGCTGTCGAGCAGCCTGACCATGGTGCTCGCCGTCAACGCGGCCCAGCGGGGCGATCGCAAATGGACCATTCGCTGGATCCTGGGGACGGCCTTTTTCGGCGCCGCCTTCATCGTGCTGCACGGCATGGAATGGATGGGGCTCATAAACCAGGGGATGACTCTGACTGAGAACCCCTGGGGGACGCCGCTGTTCGGAGCCACTTTCTTCGGGATCACCGGCATGCACATGTTTCACGTGTTCACCGGAGTGGTCTATCTGCTGGCGATCGCCGGGGGGGTCGCCAGGAAGCGGTTTCACTCCGAACACGTCGAGGTCTGCGGCTTGTACTGGCACTTCGTGGACCTGGTCTGGATGTTCGTGTTTCCCCTGGTCTACCTGCTGTCCGTCGACATGGGAGCCTGAAACCTGCGCGGAATGAAGGAGAGGAGATTCGCCGATGGTTGAGACGTTGCTGCTGCTAGCCTTGAACCTGCTCTTGGGAGCCGGATGCGTCTTTGTGGTGCTGCGCCAGACGCCCCAGGACGTGCTGACACTCGACGGACTGTTCCTGTCCATTTCCTGCATGGTTCTGGCCCTGGTGTTCTTTCTCAACGGCTACTGGACCTTGCGCAGCCAGGAACTGAGTCCGCTGCTGCAACGGCTGCTCCCGAAGAGGAAGGAATCGGAGGAGCCCGAAGCTCACCCCGTGGTTCGCAAGGAGGTGCCCCTGGTTCTGGACCACGGCGCGCACAGTCCGATGGGGAACCGGTTGGTGTTCGGGGTGTGGTTCTGGCTGGTGCTTGTCACCCTTGTGGAAGTGTTTCTGGCATACATCAAGCTGGACGTGATCACCATGCTGATCCTGCTGCTGGGGTTCTCGGTGGTCAAGGCCGCCCTGATCATCGCCTACTTCATGCACCTGCGGTTCGAAAAGAGGAGCCTGGTGTGGACGCTGATGCCCGCCATGGTGGTCACCATCTGTCTTCTGGCCGTCTTTTTCCCCGACAGCTTCCGGTTGCTGGAATTGCGCCCGTGACGGGAGGCGGGTTGCGCCATGCTTGAAATCTGCATCAGCCGTTTGCGAAGGATCTGGCCGTTTCTGGCGGCGGGTGTAGCGCTGGTTTGCTTCCTGCAGCCGGAGGCGGCCGCCCAGGGCTGCGCCATGTGCAAGACAGCCGCCGAGGCTCAGCCGGAGCCGGCGATCTCCGCTCTCGGACGGGCCATCCTCTTCCTGTTGACTCCTCCGGTGGCCATCATGGGGACCATCCTGGTCTACACCTTCCGCAGGGAATCCTCCAGTCGGGATGTATGATTGAACCTGCGGACCTTCCGGCCCTCAACGCCAGCCTCAATGCCGCCGCTGCCTGCTGCCTGCTGGGGGGGTACTACTGGATCCGTCGCCGGCGTGTCGCCATGCACAAGCGGTTCATGGTAACTGCGCTGGGATTCTCCGGCCTTTTCCTGACTTCCTACCTCATCTACCACTTTCAGGTCGGCTCGGTCGCCTTTACCGGGACAGGGTGGGTTCGGCCGGTCTACTATGCGATCTTGCTGAGCCACATCGTCCTGGCCGCCGCGATCCTGCCGTTGGCCGCCGTCACTGTCTATCGTGCCTGGAATGAACAGTTCGAGTCCCACAAGCGGTTGGCGCGCTGGACTCTTCCAATCTGGCTTTACGTTTCCGTGACCGGGGTGATCATCTACTGGATGCTCTATCATTGAGTTCCCGAGCCTTTTGCAGAATTCGTCGTGCAGCGCTGGGGACGTTGTTGAATTGCTGGAATAACTTGTACAGAGCGCGGAGGTGACGTTGTTGAATCAAAGCAATTCAGGAGCGGCCGATCCGAGTCATTCCAGTAATTCAACAACGTCCCCTACTCCCCCAAAGCGGCGCGGACTCGGCTGGGGAGCCAACCTCCTGGCCGTGGCCTTCGTGTTTCTGGCGATATTGGTCCCCTTCCTGTTCTGGCAGCAGACCTGGTTCGGCACTGCCCTGACCGATGAGGAGATCCGCAAGAATCTGGATCCTGCCGCCAAGCCGCGCAAGATTCAGCATGCCCTGGTGCAACTCTCGCATCGACTGACCGATTCGGGTCCGGACGCCGTGGCCGCCTGGTACCCCGACGTACGGAAGCTGGCGGGGCACCCGACCCCTGAAGTGCGAATGACGGTCGCCTGGTTGATGGGGCAAGACCCCGCCGCGGTTGAATTCCGGGACGGCTTGACTCGACTGCTTCAGGATGCCGATCCACTGGTTCGACGCAACGCCGCCCTGTCCCTGGTGGCTTTCGGGGAGGTAAGCGGCCGGGAGGAGGTGCTCGGCATGCTGGCCAGCCGGCCTGTCCTGGCTCCGGCTTCCGGGGAACTGCTCTTCCGGCGGAGCGAGGGGGACAGCGTAAGCGCGGGAGCCCTGGTGGCTCGCATTCAGGTGGATGCCGCGACCCATGAGGAGGTTCGCGCTGCCGTGCCGGGGTACGTGGAAGAGCTGCTGGCGGAGGAAGGAACGACGGTGTCGGCGGGTCAGCCGCTGGTCTCGCTGGCGCCTGAAGAAGACCAGGTGTGGGAAGCCCTTCGGGCCTTGTATTTCATCGGGGAAGTGCGAGACCTGCCGCTCATTCAGCCTTTTCTGTCGGAAAATCCGATGCTGTCCGATCGAGTTCGGCAGCAGGCGGGTTTCACTATCAGCGCCATCCAGGGCAGAGCCGGCCTGGCAAATCCCGGGGAAGTTCCTCTAGATATTCCCTAGATCGACATCTCTCCGACCACGGCCTCGACTTCGTCGATGGGCTCCATCTCGATGGCGTCCCAGGGACAGCCGTCCAGAAAGGATCCGTCGGGGCCCTGGGTGGTGCACTTCTTGCAGCCGATGCAGAGAAACGGGTCGACCTCGATGTGGCCAAAGGGAGGATGATCTTCGTCGGGCACCCAGAACATGCAGTTGGCCACAGGGCAATAAGGGACACAGGCCG contains these protein-coding regions:
- a CDS encoding cytochrome C oxidase subunit IV family protein; the encoded protein is MVETLLLLALNLLLGAGCVFVVLRQTPQDVLTLDGLFLSISCMVLALVFFLNGYWTLRSQELSPLLQRLLPKRKESEEPEAHPVVRKEVPLVLDHGAHSPMGNRLVFGVWFWLVLVTLVEVFLAYIKLDVITMLILLLGFSVVKAALIIAYFMHLRFEKRSLVWTLMPAMVVTICLLAVFFPDSFRLLELRP
- a CDS encoding 4Fe-4S dicluster domain-containing protein → MYPLDEISSLPKLEPKSEGIETPRKKKPRAIAVITECCTGCAGSPACVPYCPVANCMFWVPDEDHPPFGHIEVDPFLCIGCKKCTTQGPDGSFLDGCPWDAIEMEPIDEVEAVVGEMSI
- a CDS encoding HEAT repeat domain-containing protein, with product MNQSNSGAADPSHSSNSTTSPTPPKRRGLGWGANLLAVAFVFLAILVPFLFWQQTWFGTALTDEEIRKNLDPAAKPRKIQHALVQLSHRLTDSGPDAVAAWYPDVRKLAGHPTPEVRMTVAWLMGQDPAAVEFRDGLTRLLQDADPLVRRNAALSLVAFGEVSGREEVLGMLASRPVLAPASGELLFRRSEGDSVSAGALVARIQVDAATHEEVRAAVPGYVEELLAEEGTTVSAGQPLVSLAPEEDQVWEALRALYFIGEVRDLPLIQPFLSENPMLSDRVRQQAGFTISAIQGRAGLANPGEVPLDIP
- a CDS encoding cytochrome c oxidase subunit 3; translation: MADARVENTGLQVWGGGTLPYSVSHIKLGMWLFIVSDALTFSALLFGYSYVRIATPDWPTPFHFWPTIVFATLMTAVLLSSSLTMVLAVNAAQRGDRKWTIRWILGTAFFGAAFIVLHGMEWMGLINQGMTLTENPWGTPLFGATFFGITGMHMFHVFTGVVYLLAIAGGVARKRFHSEHVEVCGLYWHFVDLVWMFVFPLVYLLSVDMGA
- a CDS encoding DUF420 domain-containing protein, encoding MIEPADLPALNASLNAAAACCLLGGYYWIRRRRVAMHKRFMVTALGFSGLFLTSYLIYHFQVGSVAFTGTGWVRPVYYAILLSHIVLAAAILPLAAVTVYRAWNEQFESHKRLARWTLPIWLYVSVTGVIIYWMLYH